A window of the Agromyces mariniharenae genome harbors these coding sequences:
- a CDS encoding DMT family transporter: MDPDLSDLSEQIALDPTSFIGIPLALIGAVFLSLGAQFQHRGVVKVEARTVDTLGKGLNGKQLALLLARPSWVIGTLMLGLAIVFQLGSLYFAPIIVVQPLGAIALVITSVINSRVNHVKLNRKSIIAIVMCVGGVFLFVGVAAFTAVDKPVTDRQLITILIILAVVLAVAGVTFALFRRRIRAVFYVVMAGVLYGFVVTLAKVVIGRLQQQEFEWLTFTCVIGLLLAMALGAYFVQNAYATGPPDLVIAGLTVVDPLVAVVIGIVVLGEASQAPLWANLVFVVAGAIAVWGVFMLARNHPQTRL; encoded by the coding sequence GTGGATCCGGACCTGAGCGACCTCTCCGAGCAGATCGCGCTCGACCCGACTTCGTTCATCGGCATCCCGCTCGCGCTGATCGGAGCGGTGTTCCTCTCGCTCGGCGCGCAGTTCCAGCACCGCGGCGTCGTCAAGGTCGAGGCGCGCACGGTCGACACCCTCGGCAAGGGACTCAACGGCAAGCAGCTCGCCCTGCTGCTGGCCCGGCCCTCGTGGGTGATCGGCACGCTCATGCTCGGCCTCGCCATCGTCTTCCAGCTCGGCAGCCTCTACTTCGCGCCCATCATCGTGGTGCAGCCGCTCGGCGCGATCGCGCTCGTGATCACGTCGGTCATCAACTCACGCGTCAATCACGTGAAGCTGAACCGCAAGTCGATCATCGCGATCGTGATGTGCGTCGGCGGCGTGTTCCTGTTCGTCGGCGTCGCGGCGTTCACGGCCGTCGACAAGCCGGTCACCGACCGGCAGCTGATCACGATCCTGATCATCCTGGCCGTGGTCCTCGCCGTCGCCGGCGTCACGTTCGCCCTGTTCCGTCGCCGCATCCGCGCGGTCTTCTACGTGGTCATGGCGGGCGTGCTCTACGGCTTCGTCGTCACGCTCGCGAAGGTCGTGATCGGCCGCCTGCAGCAGCAGGAGTTCGAGTGGCTCACGTTCACGTGCGTCATCGGCCTCCTGCTCGCCATGGCGCTCGGGGCGTACTTCGTGCAGAACGCCTACGCGACCGGGCCGCCCGACCTCGTCATCGCGGGCCTCACCGTCGTCGACCCGCTCGTCGCGGTGGTCATCGGCATCGTCGTGCTCGGCGAGGCGTCGCAGGCGCCGCTGTGGGCGAACCTCGTGTTCGTCGTGGCGGGCGCGATCGCCGTGTGGGGCGTGTTCATGCTCGCGCGGAATCACCCGCAGACGCGCCTCTGA
- the def gene encoding peptide deformylase: MAVLPIRITGDPVLHSPALPVETIDDELRALVRDMFETMDAAPGVGLAGPQVGVPLRLFTYGWVDEAGTKWRGVAINPELWISPPPAGEPDLDEESEGCLSFPGERFGLRRAERAILRATDLEGQPFEIDAEGWLARIFQHEYDHLDGTLYVDRLGEKDQRIVAKISRKLGWGRPGVSWLPGVDHLED, encoded by the coding sequence ATGGCCGTGCTCCCCATACGCATCACCGGCGATCCGGTGCTGCACTCCCCCGCCCTTCCGGTCGAGACGATCGACGACGAGCTGCGCGCGCTCGTCCGCGACATGTTCGAGACCATGGATGCCGCGCCGGGCGTCGGGCTCGCAGGACCGCAGGTCGGGGTGCCGCTGCGGTTGTTCACGTACGGGTGGGTCGACGAGGCGGGCACGAAGTGGCGCGGGGTGGCGATCAACCCCGAGCTGTGGATCTCACCGCCGCCCGCCGGCGAGCCCGACCTCGACGAGGAGTCCGAGGGCTGCCTGTCGTTCCCGGGCGAGCGGTTCGGCCTGCGTCGCGCCGAGCGGGCGATCCTGCGGGCGACCGACCTCGAGGGGCAGCCGTTCGAGATCGACGCCGAGGGCTGGCTCGCGCGCATCTTCCAGCACGAGTACGACCACCTCGACGGCACGCTGTACGTCGACCGCCTCGGCGAGAAGGACCAGCGCATCGTCGCGAAGATCTCCCGCAAGCTCGGCTGGGGCAGGCCGGGCGTCTCGTGGCTGCCGGGCGTCGACCACCTCGAGGACTGA
- a CDS encoding AzlD domain-containing protein, which translates to MTTWHVILIASAATLALKLGGYFVPAGLLERERPARIADLLTVALLAALIAVQTLGAGQAIVFDARVPAVIVAAALFALRVPFLVVVIVAALVAAGIRAFV; encoded by the coding sequence GTGACCACGTGGCACGTGATCCTCATCGCGTCCGCGGCGACGCTCGCCCTGAAGCTCGGTGGCTATTTCGTGCCCGCGGGCCTCCTCGAGCGGGAGCGCCCGGCCCGCATCGCCGACCTGCTCACCGTGGCGCTGCTCGCGGCGCTCATCGCCGTGCAGACGCTCGGTGCGGGGCAGGCGATCGTGTTCGACGCGCGCGTGCCGGCCGTCATCGTCGCGGCCGCGCTGTTCGCCCTGCGAGTGCCGTTCCTCGTCGTGGTGATCGTCGCGGCGCTCGTCGCCGCGGGCATCCGCGCATTCGTCTGA
- a CDS encoding AzlC family ABC transporter permease: protein MDERETSTRRTTVVRDSVGVGLATAAYGISFGALSVAAGLDVWQTCFLSLVMFTGGSQFALVGVLASGGVAAGGSAIATAALLGIRNVVYGMRMKPLVDRGGLAQRIGAAWITIDESTAVALAQSDDRAARRGFWLTGVVIFVGWNLTTLAGALIGDALGDTRAWGLDAAAAAAFLGLLWPRLKRFQAGAVAVAAALVATLATPVLMPGLPVLVAALVAVAVGWFDLFSRRSAS from the coding sequence GTGGACGAGCGCGAGACGTCGACCCGGCGCACCACCGTCGTGCGCGACAGCGTCGGCGTCGGCCTCGCGACGGCCGCCTACGGCATCTCGTTCGGAGCGCTGTCGGTCGCCGCGGGCCTCGACGTGTGGCAGACCTGCTTCCTCAGCCTCGTGATGTTCACGGGAGGGTCGCAGTTCGCGCTCGTGGGCGTGCTCGCGTCGGGCGGCGTGGCGGCCGGCGGCTCGGCGATCGCCACGGCGGCGCTCCTCGGCATCCGCAACGTCGTCTACGGCATGCGCATGAAGCCGCTCGTCGACCGCGGCGGGCTCGCGCAGCGGATCGGGGCGGCGTGGATCACGATCGACGAGTCGACCGCGGTGGCGCTCGCCCAGTCGGATGATCGAGCGGCCCGCCGGGGCTTCTGGCTCACCGGGGTCGTCATCTTCGTCGGCTGGAACCTCACGACGCTCGCGGGCGCCCTCATCGGCGATGCGCTGGGCGACACCCGGGCGTGGGGGCTGGATGCCGCGGCCGCCGCCGCGTTCCTCGGGCTCCTCTGGCCGCGGCTGAAGCGCTTCCAGGCGGGCGCCGTCGCGGTCGCCGCGGCGCTCGTGGCGACCCTGGCGACGCCCGTGCTCATGCCCGGCCTGCCTGTGTTGGTTGCGGCCCTCGTCGCGGTCGCGGTCGGCTGGTTCGACCTGTTCTCGCGGCGGAGCGCGTCGTGA